In the Salvia miltiorrhiza cultivar Shanhuang (shh) chromosome 8, IMPLAD_Smil_shh, whole genome shotgun sequence genome, gatcctacccagtccgcctcattaagggcaaaagcgtccaaatcaataaaaatggccaaaatttgtgttttttcaatgtgtggccataaattgtgttttatgcttcattttggctacttcaaaattttactctatagatatatatatatatatatatatatatatatatatatatatatataaatgtatgaattgcgaaaaataatttttttgctacctatgggattcgaactcaggaccatgaattcatccaacaaggtgatgaatcaaccatagatcttgatgatctaagaactgaaaatggttcttattttatattttaaaaaaagtgtttttattttaactcacccatatatatatatatatatatatatagggactggtataaattataataatgtgAGAATTTATTGTTAACGAGTGATGGTAAAGTATGAcatttgaaaatcaaataataagaAAGATTTAGATTAATCAGATCAATTCAGTTGATTTTTAAGTTAGTTCAATCGGCCTAAACCCTTAACCCTCAATCTTATTGGACTGTCAAACTATTTGGTTATGTcattcaaatttgaatttttcctAACCACTTCTTTGTTCAATCTATCTAGAACAATTCATAGATTTCTAATTAAATTGATATGAAGTTAGAATGTGTATTAACaaattttatgtatacaagaaaacattctaattttttttatgaagctaatatatttttttttgacttcTTTGTATAACTTTAATGcgtatataatttattttatttaatcaagCTCTCATCATGAAAATAAAATGATCCCCACGCCTGTGGCGGATCCACATGAAGGCTAGGGTGGGCTGAAGCCCACTCCCaaacttttagttttttttttataaaaaaaaataaatttaattattatttacactaacatatataattaatttgtttaaatagtttctatatttaaatcaattaatcaacttaatttagtatcaattaatagattttcaattttaattttaataatttgtgCAGATGATTgtgtatttctttatttaaaggtaattaatttaaatataaaactaGCACGGATCTTACAAGTGTAGATATTCGCATGCGTGTgggtatatattaaaatatggtAGTCAAATTAGATGTATATGATTCTAATATAATTTGTGTAATTAAATTAACTTATTCTATATAGAATGTTATAATAttcatgaatttgaaaatattatttttaaatttttttcacCCTATTCATAGTGTTAGAATTTGAAAGTTcattttatctatataatagcagagtgataaaaaaaatatttttccactTAAACTACAGTtgtaaattctatttttttggggcaacatcatttattattttggtttgaaattttaattatttgttggctgaatttgatcaaatttattcgtccatttattaatataatgtgtgtttattatatcagctttaattttgtcatgtcatttttgatttggtgaaattaaaattaatgacaaATTTCGGAATTgactaaagtttatgtattagcATTACAACTTTATAGAGttgaaaaaataccaaaattcactaatagtttgtggatttacagCCAATTAATGTCTCCaaaaatatgttgtgaaatactgatctataaaaagtaattaaaagttccaaaaactctttctacactaatagaaaatttgaaagaaaaaatatataggtATTTTGGTGAAAACTTTAAAGAGATAATAGTGTTCATTAGATAAAAAAGGTTTTGTCAAAATCTTGATCATTCATTTGATAAGGCTCCaactataaaataatttcatcttcattttaatgctaCTATTTTTGTTAGaactatttaaaataatatataaaacttataaaattttattttttaaatataatattttaaaaaatatagattATAATAGAATTTGGCTTGGGGATAGTCCCCGAACCCTCATACAAGTTTAGCCCCCTCTAATGTAAATTTCTGGCTCCACCACTGCCCCACGCATATTGCGTGGGTGGTAGACTAGTGGCCTGTAAAAAGAGGCTCATTGGATCCATCCTCGTTCTGCTCATCAGTTGCAACATTCTCCAAATTCTTCTCATTGGGTGCACGCTTACCAAGTTTATGCTTAACATGATACTGTCCAGATGTTGATGTTGCACTGTTCCTCTTTGTACCACGTTTAGGCTTAGAATCATAATGTTCTAATGTTGCAAGCTCATCGATTGCAACATTATCCGCATTCTCCTCATTGGGTGCAAGCCTACGACGTTTAGGGTTAGGATGATACTGTCCAGATGTTGATGTTGCAACAGAGACAGAATTGTTCCTCTTTTCACCATGTTTAGGCTTTGCAACATGATGCTCAAGATGTTCATCCTGATCAGATGGCGAAGGGTTATTTGAATTCGCAACATGATGCTCAACATGTTCATCCTGCCAGATGGCGAAGGGTTATTTGAATTCGCAACATGATGCTCATGATGTTCATCCTGCTCAGATGGCGAAGGGTTATTTGAATTCGCAACATGATGCTCATGATGTTCATCCTGCTCAGATGGTGAAGGGTTATTTGAATTCTGAAGAGCAATCTTTTGACGCACACGGGGCTGCCTAGTTCTTTTTCTACCACATTTTGGTACAGTTGGAGCTTCCAAACGTTCAGCAGCACGTTCCAACTTTTTGACCTCAAGGCACTTGAGGTGCTTGCTCGCTCGTCGAGAAGCCATATATATCTTACCTTTGTGTAACTCTAGAGTTTGGAATCGTTGCACCTCATGCACTTCCTCTAAAACCTTGTTGAAAAATGACTAATTATCTATGTATTCTCTAATCAATCTCTACTAATCAAATTCCACCCATCtactaaaaaatttataaaaataaattgttatTTTATTGTTTCATCTTAtcatgaatttaaatatattttatgtttttcaattGTTATTTAATTGTTTCATCTTATCATGAGTTTAAGTTGAGAATGGattaaaattacatttttaATCGGGTTTGACACgggtaaaaatatataaatgttaaATGAGTATATAGATTGTATAGCTTTTATTATTTGTACTATTTATTAATAACACACACATATAGATGTTCATGAatccacttttatttttttgggtgACTTCACTAATGgtaaaatctaaataaaatattctatattgataatattttactatttactATTTATTGCAAATGATTATTTCAAAATGTTCCCAGTGTTTGTTGAGATGGATAATTAATTATCGTAACACCTTATATTGATGATTTAGATATTcgataaattcaaatatagtCAAGTAATTGCGAATATtactattataaatttaaaatgagaaagaGTAGTAAAATCATTGTAATTGGatatttaaaagttaaaattataaataaaatttatatataataattaatttatgtcgAATTTCGATGGgcaatctatatatattaaagcaaaataaactcTATTCTACGTGGCAttgtataatcactccattccaattttcctcaattctcattcattcttattttttctaaatttttaagcAACAAATTTCGATAGATatctaaaaaataatacatatatGCTAGAACTCCAActcacccatttttttttttttttgaaaaatttgaaattatcaAAAACAAAGAGATACTATATAATATTGGTCATAAATATTCCGTGGGTCAAGTGATTATATTTACTCGTGAAAAATAAGAGTCAAATATAGATAGACTCAAATATTTCATCCGTGTGTTGAATACTATTTCATCTCATCTTCATCTCTTTAATTTTTCCGTGGGTAGAATACTATTTCATCTTCATCTCTTCGTATTCaactaataataattttttagagGGGGGGGCTCGGTTTTCGGAATGAGAATAATGGTAGCATAGCATGGGTCAAGTGGAGTGACTTATGCCATGGTAAAAAAGAGGGGGGGCTCGGTTTTCGGAATTTGGAATGGATGAACCTTGCTCTTGTAGTTAAATGGATGTGGAGGTACTGGGAGGGAATTGCTCTTTTGTGGGCTAAGGTTGTGAAATCCTTGTACGGTGAACTTGAGTGGGGAGAGGGGAGATTTCAGCTTAGGGGACATAGAGGATCAAAAATGGGATGGTGGCCAAAGATTGTTGCTGTGGGTGGGAGGGACAATACGAGTTGGTTCTCGGATCATCTCAAACGCAGGTTAGGAGACGGGCTCCGTACTAAGTTTTGGGAGCATACTTGGGTGGGCTCGGTACCGCTGAAAGTTTCTTTCCCTATGCTCTTTCACCTTAGCGAAAATAGGGAGGTCAGTGTTAGCGAGTGTGGGAGATGGGATGGGGAGGTTTGGGCTTGGGATTTGAAATGGAGGAGGGAGTTACGGGATAGGGAGAAGGAGGCGGTCAATCTGCTAATGGGCTGTTTTTCACAGTGTTGTCCGTGCGCAGGTATTGAAGATGGATGGACATGGACAGAGGCTCCGGATGGCAAATACACCACTAAATCCGCTTATGCAGCTTTCAAATCAAAAAGGAGTGAATGTCAAAGCcagaatgttgatgtgaagtcCTTGACGTCGGTGTGGAAGACGCCTGCACCGCATAAAGCTGTGGTCACAGTTTGGAGATTGCTCCGGAACCGACTACCGACTTGTGACAATCTGCGAAAGAGGAACATTAGCTTGGGAAAATAGGAGCGAAAATGTCCACACTGTCACGACTCCGATGAGTCTAATAACCATCTATTCACCTCATGTTCAAAAACACAAGAGATTTGGGATGGAATCCAGAAGTGGACAGGAATCAACTTGGCACGGCCTCCATCGACAGGCATGCACTGGGAAATGTTTACTTACTGCGGCAAAGAAAAGAAGGTTAGAAATCTCCTTAAAATGATTTGGGTGGGAAGCAACTGGATTTTATGGAAGAAGCGGAACGAGAAGAAATTCGAAGGAAAAGATTGGGGTGTTAAAGATTTCATTCTGGAGATCAAAGCTAGAACTTGGTGTTGGAATAGAATTTTCGGTGTCTTAGATAAGGAAATGGATTTCACATTGTGGAGCGATGATAACTTAATTATGCGAACTGTGTAATTCTGGTACCCCTGGTACCGCTTGTTCGTTTTGAATGAATCCTTTgtttgataaataataataataataataattttttagaattattacaacgtttatataataaataacatAGAATAGTATAAACTGAAGTTGCAAATTGATTAACAAAGTTTGTTtattatctatctatctatctatctatctatctctctctctctctctctctctctctctctctctctctctctctctctctctctctctctatatatatatatatatatatatatatatatatatatatatatatacgtgcTTCATtccaattttcctcaattctcattcattcttatttttttaaaaaaaattaatcaacaaatttcgatatctaataaataatatatatgctAGAACTCTAACTCAACCATTCTTCTTCTTGAAAAATTCGATACTGTCAAATGATAAAGTCCAATAACCCCAACTCAACCATTCTTCTTTTTGAGAATTTCGATATAATATTGTTGAATAGAATAAAtcaaagggttaagtaccaaatacccccccaacgttggggcccctatcgcgtataggaccctatagtcagggtccgcgctgtttactacctcaacgtggctaaacctaagcaaatccccccctcaacgttgggcccctatcgcgtataggaccctatagtcaggtattaagtaccaaatacccccccaacggTGACTTAATGcagggggggtatttggtatttgagggggggatttgcttaggtttagccacgttgaggtagtaaacagcgcggaccctgactatagggtcctatacgcgataggggccccaaacGTTGGGGgtgtatttggtacttaaccctaaatcaaaaaatttcaactttttgaaaCTGATCTTTTTCTATTTCAGCGAAATTTCATCATGCCATTaaagtgtgtatatatatatatatatatatatatatatatatatatattgtgcgtttaattttaaacacaaaaaataCATACTACTATTAAACAAAGATATATACTACTATAATATTGGCCATCAAtatgcataaaataaaattctaaaacaTATTTTTCCGTAGGTCAAGtgaaaaatatctaaaaaaatcattaactatttaaaaatcaTTCTATGTCAATTTTCAATTCTAATTTATTcttgtttatttataaatatgtaatCAATCTTTACatctaaaaattattaaataattatataaacttattaataaaaatcctacaccattaaataatcatacaaaCCTATAGATAACTTGCAACATGTTCAAATTTTATGTTCGTTacacataaaattaatttatgaaattcaaatctaaaacatataaatagaattaataacattaaagtcatatatattaaagtaaatcatgtacatttttaaattgaaattgcaaaGTTGGATATTATGAAGTATAATATTACAAATCATTACaacctcaaaattacaaataattgtgtattttctatttttcgtgtatggatataataaaattttattgatcagtaaaatattaatataatgattttagatatttaatagttttggatatagaaattgaattaaaattaaaaaaaaaagaatgaataagaattgaggaaaattagaatggagtgattatacgacgccacgcaggatataatttattttattagaatatttatataatgatttttttgatatttagtttttaaatatatcatgaagGAAAAATTACTTATTGCTAAACGATTGCTTCGGTAATTTATAGTGGACTGATACACCATGATGAAAATGCAAATGTTACAATTGATTTGTTACATCCAGCCGACTCCAGGTCTAAAGATTTTAGCATCAAATGAGAATGGTCATATGTATGAGCATGACATGCCAACTAACTTGTGtatgataaaattttcaataaattaaaagGTATTTGTAAATTTAAGAATGTATTCAAACTTTGAAAGCTGAAGTCATAATTGATgtattatttaattcattttcttttaatatattttcaataactGATTGCAACCACATACATCTAATTTAagtaaaattcaaataaatgtaGTAGATCAACAGTTTGTCTCTTAATATTTTGTAGGTCAATAATAAGATATCTAAtttaattcaactttaaataaataccatatatttttattttatccaatTAACACTCTCAAAATGAGAGCATTTCCAACCACAAGTCTTGAGAAATAGAAGGAAGTTCCATTAATGAAATGAGAAATTGAGAAATTCTGGCAAAAATCACAAGGATTCACAACAGCATACCTCGCCTACCGATctacaaaaaaatattcatattcaCTCCTCCAAACTCAGCTGAATCCAGTCACCTCCAACTCTACTGCAATTGCTTCAAAATGCATCCAATATAAGAAAGTTTAGAATATAAACTAACAATCCATTTGAATCACCATGGCTTCTTTAGCTAGCTCAAGGCCTTCCCCAACTTCATCAGCCCTCCGACGCCACATCATCGCAGTATGCTTTCAAACTCACGGCAGGACAGGGACCAAAACTTTGAGCTTCCGATTGCAAAGGCGAAAATCGTTGCTTACAAAGTTTCATCTCTTTTTGTCTTGACATATATCTTTGTGATGTGTTCTTCGCCAATCTCATCACGATAAGGCTCAACAAATCTGTCAAAAAATCTATCCTCTGTCAATGTAGCAACAGCTGACAGTTTTGGCCACTTTTCAATCAGACTCCTACTTTCCAAGAGTCTAAGTATTTGCAGACGCGGCTCAAGCCTCTTCTTCATACTGCACATGAGTGCTACTGGACAAGTGACAATGCTGGATAGATCGTACTTACCGGTAGCAAGCAGAAGCTCTGTGacattcttcattttcttcccAGATTGTGAGAAAACCAATGGTTGCTTCCTAAATATTGTGAGTATATCATCATCAGAAAATCCCAAATCGCGGAGCGTTTGCACCTTGACTTCCCACATCCCTTCACTCGTATGAGTGAAAAGATTCACAGCTTGGATAAAAACGCCTGAAGTCCAAGGGACCCCAAATTCTATAGCCCTGACTACAGATTTCTGCATAATATCCGGCTTGACCACGAAACATCTCGGGCGAAGATggagaaaatgaaggatatGCACCATTGGTATGCTATAGCTCTTCAATATTTCCATATTTGGCATTAAGGTTTTCTCCAAATCGGCTGACAGAAACCAGCTGCATCGTTTCAAAAGTCTGGCCAAATCATGATCGGATCCCAGCAAGCACTTTAGCATCAATAATTTGGGAATGATCCTATTCTCATAACTTGAACGTAAAATAGACGTATTTTCGTATATTATCTTGGCAATCTCCTTGGGGGAAAGGCCCAAACTCTGGAATAccttcaatttgaaattaatgctCTCAATGGTAAACCCTAGAATTCGAGGATTATATGTGACGACTTTCTGCAGCTGAGTAGCCGTAAAGCTATTCTCTTTGAGGAATGACAATAATGTATCAACTCCTAAGGGGCTTCTAGATTTAGGTAAACCCGATGAAGCTATTGAAGCTAATTCAGGAGGAAATTGGTGTTTGTTGAGCAATAGATCATAGATTTCAGGGTTCGGGTTTTTCACCCTCCAAGTGGAGAAGAAATGGATTGACGGGAAGAAATGAGTATTGGAGTTGCAGAGGAATGAATTAGGGTTTATGCATAAACAGGAGAGATTCCTGCGTGCAATTGCAATCATGTTTGATAGAAATAGAACTTGTGTGGGGAAATGATAAACGACTTGCCTGCAAATGGACGGATTCAAAGCTTCTGGATTGAGGGTTTCTGAAGCAGCGGCGCCGCCATGGCAGGGAAGGGAAGAAGCTTTAGTTTCAATATCACTC is a window encoding:
- the LOC130999248 gene encoding uncharacterized protein LOC130999248 gives rise to the protein MIAIARRNLSCLCINPNSFLCNSNTHFFPSIHFFSTWRVKNPNPEIYDLLLNKHQFPPELASIASSGLPKSRSPLGVDTLLSFLKENSFTATQLQKVVTYNPRILGFTIESINFKLKVFQSLGLSPKEIAKIIYENTSILRSSYENRIIPKLLMLKCLLGSDHDLARLLKRCSWFLSADLEKTLMPNMEILKSYSIPMVHILHFLHLRPRCFVVKPDIMQKSVVRAIEFGVPWTSGVFIQAVNLFTHTSEGMWEVKVQTLRDLGFSDDDILTIFRKQPLVFSQSGKKMKNVTELLLATDLLSLIVMRLAKNTSQRYMSRQKEMKLCKQRFSPLQSEAQSFGPCPAVSLKAYCDDVASEG